A genome region from Alistipes dispar includes the following:
- a CDS encoding polyprenyl synthetase family protein yields the protein MITLDDIRRPVTAELAAFEEFVERQFTAEGELLSDMLRYALTARGKGIRPLLVMLSAAMNAPVKGAAGGRRASLAAMLVEMIHVASLIHDDVIDEADTRRGKPSVNARWQSHKAVILGDYILAKNMNIGLQSGQFDLVTHVCGSMAALCEGEVLQDECAAERSMTRRTYLDIIYKKTASLLGVSASAGALAVGATRDKVATMRRFGEAVGMAFQIQDDILDYTPSAQTGKPVCNDLREGKITLPLLTVLDRASEERRADLLDRLARCHEDDEAVEYLRLAVEREGGLSAAAEVMQGYVSRAVGMLSDYDDSDYRSALVNLCAYIVERDR from the coding sequence ATGATTACACTCGATGACATCCGCAGGCCCGTGACGGCCGAGCTGGCTGCGTTCGAAGAGTTCGTCGAACGGCAGTTCACGGCCGAAGGGGAGTTGCTGTCCGACATGCTGCGCTATGCCCTGACGGCGCGCGGCAAGGGCATCCGTCCGCTGCTGGTGATGCTTTCGGCGGCGATGAACGCTCCGGTCAAGGGGGCGGCGGGCGGACGGCGCGCCTCGCTGGCGGCGATGCTGGTCGAAATGATCCACGTGGCCTCGCTCATCCACGACGACGTGATCGACGAGGCCGACACGCGCCGCGGCAAACCCTCGGTCAATGCCCGCTGGCAGTCGCACAAGGCGGTGATTCTGGGCGATTACATCCTGGCTAAAAATATGAATATCGGCCTGCAGAGCGGGCAGTTCGATCTGGTGACGCACGTATGCGGCTCGATGGCCGCGCTGTGCGAGGGCGAGGTGTTGCAGGACGAATGCGCCGCCGAACGCAGCATGACCCGCCGGACCTACCTCGACATCATCTACAAGAAGACGGCGAGCCTGCTGGGCGTCTCCGCGTCGGCGGGGGCGCTGGCCGTGGGGGCCACGCGCGACAAGGTGGCGACGATGCGCCGCTTCGGCGAGGCGGTGGGCATGGCCTTCCAGATTCAGGACGACATCCTGGACTATACCCCCTCGGCGCAGACGGGCAAACCCGTCTGCAACGACCTGCGGGAGGGGAAGATCACGCTGCCCCTGCTGACGGTGCTCGACCGCGCGTCGGAGGAGAGACGGGCCGATCTGCTGGACAGACTGGCCCGTTGTCACGAGGACGACGAAGCGGTGGAGTACCTGCGCCTTGCGGTGGAGCGGGAGGGCGGACTCTCCGCCGCGGCCGAGGTGATGCAGGGCTATGTCTCGCGGGCCGTGGGGATGCTCTCCGACTACGACGACTCCGACTACCGCTCGGCGCTGGTGAACCTCTGCGCCTATATCGTCGAACGCGACAGATGA
- a CDS encoding DUF4270 family protein gives MKRSNKLLRLLFGAASVLSAVTLTLGGCTSVDDTLGGNLVPDNQQMRAGFVRFPESGEDKAKYVTTRLFQSDSVVSSNLSSGYFGSQLNDTLGLRTAGFLTQMINLSEIKEGYFGYKPIFDSAQLLISIASYGRDTLTEQRFAVYEVKSNKYITDKPVAAGKSERDTTFYLNFDPVKEGVIDETEGPLFYFTLGGEDKGPATTAVTLEPTESGREYIQRLMLQQGDYKDDYSIYSIDSLEQWVEEFRGFYICPDPAMPLTADRGEGTIFGTTLESSGFAVYGRNRVEADPTLIQDTLQMLYYFYEGSVDHGNVSVNTAYHDYSQAKEALFEIADAREPAAGEADKRPETARVRVEGFGGVVSDITFTEAFFEALEREIEKANEAEGKDFRTLAFSQVTMSVYFNDGAYDWQEIVPGDGSGNGSGPDIVRLTDEMTAAPSRLGLYTNYKTRTPIADYNYTYESQYNTTLDYGGYVNRSQGCYKMNITAYAQALWNSYMKEKQAAAAEGRAVDLSKVQNRTIYLAPEAGGFYTTAFGILQGMATDGGENNAPIRLELAYNMIK, from the coding sequence ATGAAGCGATCCAATAAACTCCTCCGCCTGCTGTTCGGCGCGGCATCGGTCCTTTCGGCGGTCACGCTGACGCTCGGAGGCTGCACCTCGGTGGACGACACGCTGGGAGGCAATCTCGTTCCGGACAACCAGCAGATGCGCGCCGGATTCGTCCGGTTCCCGGAGAGCGGCGAGGACAAGGCGAAATACGTCACCACGCGTCTTTTCCAGAGCGACTCGGTCGTCTCGTCGAACCTCTCGTCGGGCTACTTCGGCTCGCAGCTCAACGACACGCTCGGCCTCCGCACGGCGGGATTCCTGACGCAGATGATCAACCTCTCCGAAATCAAGGAGGGGTATTTCGGATACAAACCGATCTTCGACTCGGCGCAACTGCTCATCTCCATCGCCTCCTACGGCAGGGATACGCTGACCGAACAGCGGTTCGCGGTCTATGAGGTAAAAAGCAACAAGTATATCACCGACAAGCCGGTAGCCGCCGGAAAATCGGAGCGCGACACGACCTTCTACCTCAACTTCGACCCGGTGAAGGAGGGGGTGATCGACGAAACCGAGGGGCCGCTGTTCTACTTCACGCTCGGCGGCGAAGACAAAGGCCCCGCCACCACGGCCGTCACGTTGGAGCCCACCGAATCGGGCCGGGAATACATCCAACGGCTGATGTTGCAGCAGGGAGATTACAAGGACGACTACTCGATATACAGCATCGACAGTCTCGAACAGTGGGTCGAGGAGTTCCGGGGCTTCTACATCTGTCCCGATCCCGCCATGCCGCTGACCGCCGACCGGGGCGAAGGGACGATCTTCGGCACGACGCTCGAGTCGTCGGGATTCGCCGTTTACGGACGTAACCGCGTCGAGGCGGACCCCACGCTCATCCAGGATACGCTCCAGATGCTCTACTATTTCTACGAAGGTTCGGTCGATCACGGCAACGTTTCGGTCAATACGGCCTACCACGACTATTCGCAGGCGAAGGAGGCGCTGTTCGAAATCGCCGACGCCCGCGAACCGGCAGCCGGAGAGGCCGACAAACGCCCGGAGACGGCTCGCGTACGCGTGGAGGGCTTCGGCGGCGTGGTGAGCGACATCACCTTCACCGAAGCGTTCTTCGAGGCGCTGGAACGGGAGATCGAGAAAGCGAACGAAGCGGAAGGCAAGGATTTCAGGACGCTGGCATTCAGCCAGGTGACCATGTCTGTCTATTTCAACGACGGCGCCTACGACTGGCAGGAGATCGTCCCGGGAGACGGCTCGGGAAACGGCTCGGGTCCCGACATCGTGCGGCTGACTGACGAAATGACGGCCGCACCCTCCCGGCTGGGCCTCTACACGAATTACAAGACGCGGACCCCGATTGCGGACTACAACTACACCTACGAGTCGCAGTACAACACGACGCTCGACTACGGCGGATACGTGAACCGCAGCCAGGGATGCTACAAGATGAATATCACGGCCTACGCCCAGGCGCTCTGGAACAGTTACATGAAGGAGAAGCAGGCCGCCGCGGCCGAGGGGCGTGCGGTGGACCTCTCGAAGGTGCAGAACCGCACGATCTACCTCGCCCCGGAGGCGGGAGGTTTCTACACCACGGCCTTCGGCATCCTGCAGGGCATGGCGACCGACGGCGGCGAAAACAACGCTCCGATCCGGCTCGAACTGGCGTACAACATGATCAAATAA
- a CDS encoding glycogen/starch synthase — protein sequence MASKILYVCQEITPYLPETESSRLCRALTQAMQERGNEIRTFMPRYGCINERRHQLHEVIRLSGMNLIIDDNDHQLIIKVASIPSARVQIYFIDNDDYFSRKAVLTDAEGRYFPDNDERAIFFARGVLETVKKLRWTPTVVHCHGWFSGVVPVYLKHVFADDPIFRDVKIVVSLCDDAFPGELDPAFAQKIAGEGVEDKNLEILSAPSYENLCRFVMEYADGVAVASEKADPAVLEIARASGKPVLEYQSPEAADFFDNYNRFYEAIQ from the coding sequence ATGGCAAGCAAGATTCTGTACGTGTGTCAGGAGATCACGCCCTATCTTCCCGAAACGGAGAGCTCCCGGCTTTGCCGTGCGCTGACGCAGGCTATGCAGGAACGCGGCAACGAAATCCGCACCTTCATGCCGCGTTACGGCTGCATCAACGAGCGCAGACACCAGCTGCACGAGGTGATCCGCCTCTCGGGCATGAACCTTATCATCGACGACAACGACCACCAGCTCATCATCAAGGTGGCGTCGATTCCCTCCGCCCGCGTACAGATCTATTTCATCGACAACGACGACTACTTCTCGCGCAAGGCCGTGCTGACCGACGCCGAAGGGCGCTATTTTCCGGACAACGACGAACGGGCCATCTTCTTCGCACGCGGCGTGCTGGAGACGGTCAAAAAGCTGCGCTGGACTCCCACGGTGGTCCACTGCCACGGCTGGTTCTCGGGCGTCGTGCCCGTTTACCTGAAACACGTCTTCGCCGACGACCCGATCTTCCGCGACGTGAAGATCGTCGTCTCGCTCTGCGACGACGCCTTCCCCGGAGAGCTCGACCCGGCCTTCGCCCAGAAGATCGCCGGCGAGGGCGTCGAGGACAAAAATCTGGAGATTCTCTCCGCTCCGTCATACGAAAACCTCTGCCGCTTCGTTATGGAGTATGCCGACGGCGTGGCGGTGGCGTCCGAAAAGGCCGATCCCGCCGTGTTGGAGATCGCCCGTGCGAGCGGGAAACCGGTGCTCGAATACCAATCGCCCGAGGCTGCGGACTTTTTCGATAATTACAACCGATTCTATGAAGCGATCCAATAA
- a CDS encoding undecaprenyl-diphosphate phosphatase translates to MDTLQAILLGIVQGITEFLPVSSSGHLQIAKELLGVELEENLTFDVVLHAATVLSTIVVLRSEVWRLLGGLFSRRFNEEQAYVLKLVVSMIPIGIVGLLLKDQLNALLEAPCILAVVGAMLLLTAALLAFAYYAKPRQKETISYRDAFVIGLAQACAAMPGLSRSGSTIATGLLLGNKKTAVAQFSFLMVLAPILGETLLEAASGELTAGVAAGPLVAGFAASFLTGCLACRFMLEIVKRGRLIWFAAYCAAAGIVSIASYLIR, encoded by the coding sequence ATGGATACACTTCAAGCCATCCTGCTCGGCATCGTGCAGGGTATCACGGAATTTTTGCCCGTATCGAGCAGCGGCCACCTGCAGATCGCCAAGGAGCTATTGGGCGTCGAGCTCGAAGAGAACCTCACGTTCGACGTCGTGCTGCACGCCGCGACGGTGCTCAGTACGATCGTCGTGCTCCGGAGCGAGGTATGGCGCCTGCTCGGAGGGCTCTTCTCGCGCCGGTTCAACGAAGAGCAGGCCTACGTGCTCAAACTCGTCGTGTCGATGATTCCGATCGGCATCGTCGGCTTGCTCCTCAAAGACCAGCTCAACGCCCTGCTCGAAGCCCCCTGTATCCTCGCCGTCGTCGGCGCGATGCTCCTCCTCACGGCCGCGCTGCTCGCCTTCGCCTACTACGCCAAACCGCGGCAGAAGGAGACGATCTCCTACCGCGACGCCTTCGTCATCGGCCTCGCGCAGGCCTGCGCCGCCATGCCGGGCCTTTCGCGCTCGGGATCGACCATCGCCACGGGCCTGTTGCTGGGCAACAAAAAGACGGCCGTGGCGCAGTTCTCGTTCCTCATGGTGCTGGCCCCGATTCTGGGCGAGACGCTGCTCGAAGCCGCGAGCGGCGAACTGACGGCCGGCGTGGCCGCCGGACCGCTCGTCGCGGGATTCGCCGCGTCGTTCCTCACGGGCTGCCTGGCCTGCCGGTTCATGCTCGAGATCGTCAAGCGGGGCCGCCTGATCTGGTTCGCCGCCTACTGCGCCGCCGCCGGCATCGTCTCCATCGCAAGCTACCTCATCCGATGA
- the truB gene encoding tRNA pseudouridine(55) synthase TruB, which translates to MKETPDLHGIDFEDGYIAVVDKPLRWTSADVVRKIKFTLRKLGYRRIKVGHAGTLDPLATGILLVCIGRATKLADALQAEEKEYTADVMLGATTPSYDLEHPVDRTYPWEHVTREAAEEALRSLTGERLQEPPLFSAKKIEGTRAYELARAGETTRLRKSLITIYEMNIEEFDLPRMRIRVRCSKGTYIRSLAREIGEALQSGAHLTSLRRTRSGGFTLENAWDLEEFLKKLQNIETK; encoded by the coding sequence ATGAAAGAGACGCCCGACCTGCACGGCATCGACTTCGAGGACGGCTATATCGCCGTCGTGGACAAGCCGCTGCGCTGGACCTCGGCCGACGTGGTCCGCAAGATCAAGTTCACGCTGCGCAAACTCGGCTACCGCAGGATCAAGGTGGGGCATGCCGGGACGCTCGATCCGCTGGCCACCGGCATCCTGCTCGTCTGCATCGGCCGCGCCACCAAACTCGCCGACGCCTTGCAGGCCGAGGAGAAGGAGTACACGGCCGACGTGATGCTGGGGGCCACGACCCCGAGCTACGACCTCGAACACCCCGTGGACCGCACCTATCCGTGGGAACACGTCACGCGCGAAGCGGCCGAAGAGGCGCTGCGGTCGCTCACGGGCGAACGGCTGCAAGAGCCGCCCCTCTTCTCGGCCAAGAAAATCGAGGGGACGCGCGCCTACGAGCTGGCCCGCGCCGGCGAGACGACCCGGTTGCGCAAGTCGCTCATCACGATCTACGAAATGAACATCGAGGAGTTCGACCTCCCGCGCATGCGCATCCGCGTGCGGTGCAGCAAGGGAACCTACATCCGCTCGCTGGCCCGCGAAATCGGCGAGGCGCTGCAAAGCGGCGCGCACCTCACGTCGCTGCGCCGGACCCGCAGCGGAGGCTTCACCCTCGAAAACGCCTGGGACCTGGAGGAATTTCTCAAAAAATTGCAAAATATTGAAACAAAATAG
- the queA gene encoding tRNA preQ1(34) S-adenosylmethionine ribosyltransferase-isomerase QueA, with amino-acid sequence MKLSQYGYEFSPEMLAKYPAENRDESRLMVVNRAKGTIEHRIFKDIIDYFDEKDLFIFNDTKVFPARLYGNKEKTGAEIEIFLLRELNRELRLWDVLVDPARKIRIGNKLYFGDDDLLVAEVIDNTTSRGRTLRFLFDGSYEEFKQALFSLGETPLPKWVREKVEPEDAERYQTIFARHEGAVAAPTAGMHFSKHLMKRMEIKGIDRAFITLHVGLGNFRTVDVEDLSKHKMDSEQFFVTDEAAEAVNAAKRAGHRVAAIGTTVMRTIETAVSTNGMIKPMEGWTNKFIFAPYDFTVADAMVTNFHLPYSTQLMMVAAFGGYETVMNAYKAAREEGYRFGTYGDAMLIL; translated from the coding sequence ATGAAGTTATCGCAGTACGGATACGAATTTTCGCCCGAAATGCTGGCCAAATACCCGGCCGAGAACCGCGACGAATCGCGCCTGATGGTCGTCAATCGGGCCAAGGGGACCATCGAACACCGCATTTTCAAGGACATCATCGACTATTTCGACGAAAAGGACCTCTTCATCTTCAACGACACGAAGGTCTTTCCCGCGCGTCTGTACGGCAACAAGGAGAAGACCGGCGCCGAGATCGAGATCTTCCTGCTGCGCGAGCTGAACCGCGAGCTGCGGCTGTGGGACGTGCTGGTGGACCCGGCGCGCAAGATCCGCATCGGCAACAAGCTCTACTTCGGCGACGACGACCTGCTGGTGGCCGAGGTGATCGACAACACCACCTCGCGCGGCCGCACGCTGCGCTTCCTCTTCGACGGCTCCTACGAGGAGTTCAAGCAGGCGCTCTTCAGCCTGGGCGAGACGCCCCTGCCCAAATGGGTGCGCGAGAAGGTGGAGCCCGAGGACGCGGAGCGTTACCAGACCATCTTCGCCCGCCACGAGGGGGCCGTGGCCGCCCCGACGGCCGGGATGCATTTCTCCAAACACCTGATGAAACGCATGGAGATCAAGGGCATCGACAGGGCCTTCATCACGCTGCACGTGGGGCTGGGCAACTTCCGCACGGTGGACGTCGAGGACCTCTCGAAGCACAAGATGGACTCCGAGCAGTTCTTCGTCACGGACGAGGCCGCCGAAGCGGTCAATGCGGCCAAGCGCGCGGGACACCGGGTCGCGGCCATCGGTACGACGGTCATGCGCACGATCGAGACGGCCGTTTCGACCAACGGCATGATCAAGCCGATGGAGGGATGGACCAACAAGTTCATCTTCGCCCCCTATGACTTCACCGTGGCCGACGCCATGGTGACCAACTTCCACCTGCCCTACTCCACGCAACTGATGATGGTGGCGGCCTTCGGCGGGTACGAAACCGTGATGAACGCCTACAAGGCGGCCCGCGAGGAGGGCTACCGTTTCGGCACTTACGGCGACGCGATGCTTATTCTTTAA
- a CDS encoding DUF3098 domain-containing protein, translating to MKKERKTAQEPAGENPRMPLTRRNYILLAAGFAVIVLGFVLMAGGGSDSPDEFDYAMFSWRRITLAPILVIGGFVVEIYAILKRYD from the coding sequence ATGAAAAAAGAGCGGAAAACGGCCCAGGAGCCTGCCGGGGAGAATCCCCGGATGCCTCTCACGCGCCGCAACTACATCCTGCTGGCGGCCGGGTTCGCCGTCATCGTGCTGGGCTTCGTCCTCATGGCCGGCGGCGGCAGCGACTCGCCCGACGAGTTCGATTACGCCATGTTCTCGTGGCGGCGCATCACGCTGGCGCCGATTCTGGTCATCGGAGGGTTCGTCGTGGAGATCTACGCGATCCTGAAACGCTACGACTGA
- a CDS encoding cell division protein FtsX, with amino-acid sequence MKDDKRLRRKVRNSYIVSTVSIALVLFLLGSVGYLMVAALKVADTLQESIAVTVELKRETTPERRDAIEKRLAAEDLVATIAYVPKEAKLEDKEFRKMFDSAFEEILEENPLLDSFELTLTPASADKELLAEFIAAAERIEGVDRVSYPALMAERLHATVGKIRLVLLLFGGALLLISLILVSNTIRLAIYSKRYLINTMKLVGATKWFIMRPFLGSSVTQGILSGAIASVLFGVAVYGLNEAVPELLTIAEAGKIALILGAMVAGGVLISGVFTFAALNKFVNMKSNKIYLY; translated from the coding sequence ATGAAAGACGACAAACGACTCAGACGGAAGGTCCGCAACTCCTATATCGTATCGACGGTCAGCATCGCGCTCGTACTGTTCCTGCTGGGTTCGGTGGGGTATCTGATGGTCGCGGCGCTGAAGGTGGCCGACACGTTGCAGGAGAGCATCGCCGTCACCGTGGAGCTGAAGCGGGAGACGACGCCCGAGCGGCGCGACGCGATCGAAAAACGCCTCGCGGCCGAAGACCTCGTGGCCACGATCGCCTACGTTCCCAAAGAGGCGAAACTCGAGGACAAGGAGTTCCGCAAGATGTTCGACAGCGCCTTCGAGGAGATTCTCGAAGAGAACCCGCTGCTCGATTCGTTCGAACTCACGCTGACCCCGGCGTCGGCCGACAAGGAGCTGCTCGCGGAGTTCATCGCCGCCGCGGAGCGCATCGAGGGGGTGGACCGCGTGTCGTACCCGGCGCTCATGGCCGAACGGCTGCACGCCACGGTGGGAAAAATCCGGCTGGTGCTGCTGCTCTTCGGAGGCGCGCTGTTGCTGATCTCGCTCATTCTGGTCAGCAACACGATCCGGCTGGCGATCTATTCGAAACGCTACCTGATCAACACGATGAAACTCGTCGGCGCGACCAAGTGGTTCATCATGCGCCCGTTCCTCGGGAGCAGCGTCACGCAGGGCATCCTCTCCGGAGCCATCGCCTCGGTGCTGTTCGGCGTGGCGGTCTATGGGCTCAACGAAGCCGTGCCCGAACTGCTGACCATCGCCGAAGCGGGCAAGATCGCCCTCATTCTCGGCGCGATGGTTGCAGGGGGCGTACTCATATCGGGGGTCTTCACCTTCGCGGCCCTCAACAAGTTCGTGAACATGAAGTCTAACAAGATATACTTATATTAA
- a CDS encoding YfhO family protein translates to MDFSKGFLKRLLPAAAALALFFVVSALYFAPQFRGEVLPQHDVLQYEGMARDITDMRASTGEDPQWTGGMFGGMPAYLINVAYPAQLVKRTAGQIVKAIDTPAGFIFFAMTAMWCMLLMAGVNPWVGTVPALAYGLSTYFLLIIGAGHVTKMWALVYAPLMMGGAWVALRGNVWCGAAVTALAASLEIGANHPQITYYFLVAMAAFWASEAVAAFREGRMRNFTLRTAALAAAGLLAAGSNFAPLWYTAQHSKETIRGGSELASGSESSGDGLALDYATAWSYGRAETLNLLVPDFMGRDSGTTLPADGETAALLNGYGLRGAAQQLPAYWGTQPYTGGPTYLGAAAVFLAALGIALAGGRNKWWIVAVCAVMILLAWGRNLMGFTELAFRILPGYDKFRTVSMTLVVVQWAVPALGALALARLWSGDVPRRHLLRALAWSAGVTGGVCLLLAVAGGSLFDFGRAESAEMMTEQFRRIFEANDMQEYISRGTDAEWGDATGAAMAADRAAMMRSDAWRSLLMILLAAGSVALFALRRIGKYALTALLAAVVLTDLVPVDLRFLSADNFTSPRRRQVTQTDADRTILQDRDPGYRVLNLTVSPFNDATTSYFHRSVGGYHGAKLARYQDLIDRYLSQLDDGVLDMLNTRYLIVPGKEGAPEAQRRTTAFGAAWFVDSLVRAASAQEEIALLGEVNLRTTAVTSSDTPAAARPMPTGIYASARIDLAEYRPNYLRYEYSAPEEALAVFSEIYYDKGWTAYVDGEEAPYFRADYVLRAMRLPAGEHTVEWRFRAPHWAAAEGVTGICSALILLGAAATAGYCWKRRRKRPESGTDEA, encoded by the coding sequence ATGGATTTTTCGAAAGGATTTCTCAAAAGGCTGCTTCCCGCAGCGGCGGCCCTCGCGCTGTTTTTCGTCGTGAGCGCCCTCTATTTCGCCCCGCAGTTCCGGGGCGAAGTGCTGCCGCAGCACGACGTCCTGCAATACGAAGGCATGGCCCGGGACATCACCGACATGCGCGCCTCGACGGGCGAAGACCCGCAGTGGACCGGCGGCATGTTCGGCGGCATGCCGGCCTACCTGATAAACGTCGCCTACCCGGCCCAGCTCGTAAAACGCACCGCAGGCCAGATCGTCAAGGCGATCGACACCCCCGCCGGATTCATCTTCTTCGCCATGACGGCCATGTGGTGCATGCTGCTCATGGCGGGTGTCAACCCCTGGGTGGGCACGGTTCCGGCGCTGGCCTACGGTCTTTCGACCTACTTCCTGCTCATCATCGGCGCCGGGCACGTGACGAAGATGTGGGCGCTGGTTTACGCGCCCCTGATGATGGGCGGCGCATGGGTCGCCCTGCGCGGCAACGTCTGGTGCGGCGCGGCCGTCACGGCCCTCGCCGCATCGCTCGAAATCGGCGCCAACCATCCGCAGATCACCTACTATTTCCTCGTGGCGATGGCCGCATTCTGGGCGAGCGAGGCCGTCGCGGCCTTCCGCGAAGGACGGATGCGGAACTTCACCCTGCGCACGGCGGCGCTCGCCGCGGCGGGCCTGCTGGCCGCGGGATCGAACTTCGCGCCCCTCTGGTACACGGCCCAGCACTCGAAGGAGACCATCCGCGGCGGCTCGGAGCTGGCCTCCGGGAGCGAAAGCTCCGGCGACGGACTGGCGCTCGACTACGCCACGGCGTGGAGCTACGGCCGCGCGGAGACGCTCAACCTGCTCGTGCCCGACTTCATGGGCCGCGACTCGGGCACGACCCTCCCCGCCGACGGGGAGACGGCCGCCCTGCTCAACGGCTACGGCCTGCGCGGAGCGGCGCAGCAGCTACCCGCCTACTGGGGCACGCAGCCCTATACGGGCGGCCCGACCTACCTGGGCGCGGCGGCGGTGTTCCTGGCCGCGCTGGGCATCGCCCTCGCCGGAGGCCGCAACAAATGGTGGATCGTCGCCGTCTGCGCGGTGATGATCCTGCTGGCCTGGGGCCGCAATCTGATGGGTTTCACGGAGCTGGCTTTCCGCATCCTGCCCGGATACGACAAGTTCCGCACCGTCTCGATGACGCTGGTCGTCGTCCAGTGGGCCGTGCCGGCGCTCGGGGCATTGGCCCTCGCACGGCTCTGGAGCGGAGACGTTCCGCGCCGGCACCTGCTGCGCGCACTGGCCTGGTCGGCGGGCGTCACGGGAGGCGTCTGCCTGCTGCTGGCCGTGGCCGGCGGCTCGCTGTTCGACTTCGGGCGCGCCGAAAGCGCGGAGATGATGACCGAACAGTTCCGCCGCATCTTCGAGGCGAACGACATGCAGGAATACATCTCCCGCGGCACGGACGCCGAGTGGGGCGACGCCACCGGCGCGGCGATGGCTGCCGACCGCGCCGCGATGATGCGCTCCGATGCCTGGAGGTCGCTTCTGATGATCCTGCTCGCGGCGGGCTCCGTCGCGCTTTTCGCCCTGCGGCGGATCGGGAAATACGCGCTCACGGCCCTGCTGGCGGCCGTCGTACTGACGGACCTCGTTCCCGTGGACCTGCGGTTCCTCTCCGCGGACAACTTCACCTCGCCCCGCCGCAGGCAAGTGACGCAGACGGACGCCGACAGGACGATCCTGCAGGACCGCGATCCGGGATACCGCGTACTGAACCTCACGGTCAGCCCCTTCAACGACGCCACGACCTCCTATTTCCACCGTTCCGTCGGCGGATACCACGGAGCCAAGCTGGCACGTTATCAGGACCTGATAGACCGCTACCTCTCGCAACTGGACGACGGGGTGCTGGACATGCTCAACACCCGCTATCTGATCGTCCCCGGCAAGGAGGGCGCCCCCGAAGCGCAGCGCCGCACGACGGCTTTCGGGGCGGCATGGTTCGTGGACAGCCTCGTCCGCGCCGCCTCGGCGCAGGAGGAGATCGCCCTGCTGGGCGAGGTGAACCTCCGCACGACGGCCGTCACGTCGTCCGACACGCCCGCCGCGGCGCGCCCGATGCCCACGGGTATCTACGCCTCGGCCCGGATCGACCTCGCGGAGTACCGCCCCAACTACCTCCGCTACGAATACTCGGCCCCAGAAGAGGCCCTCGCGGTCTTCTCCGAAATCTACTACGACAAGGGCTGGACGGCCTACGTGGACGGCGAGGAAGCTCCCTACTTCCGGGCCGACTACGTGCTGCGGGCCATGCGGCTGCCGGCCGGCGAACATACCGTCGAATGGAGGTTCCGCGCCCCGCACTGGGCGGCGGCCGAGGGCGTGACGGGCATCTGCTCAGCGCTCATCCTGCTGGGAGCCGCCGCGACGGCGGGGTATTGCTGGAAACGCCGCAGGAAACGGCCGGAAAGCGGAACCGACGAGGCATGA